CAGGCTGTCAATAGTCACACCCGCTGCCATGGAAATCCAGATAGCTGACGGATTCTGGCTAATCTGGTCCTGTAAGCCTGACAAGACTGACTGAATCAGGTGAGGCTTGACCCCAAGGAAAATCACTTCGGCCCGCTCTGCTATTTCCCCATTAGAAAAAAGCTGACAGCCCAACTGGGCTTGAAGAGCTTGGGCTTTTGCTAGGTTATGGTTGCTGAGGAGGAGCTGGCTGTCTGGCAGCTGGCTGACCGCTTGGGCCAGAGCCGCTCCCATATTGCCCAGTCCGATAAATCCAATCTTCATCTTGTCCTCCTAACGAATGTGGCCGTCGCCTGTGATGATGTACTTGTAGGTGGTCATCTCACGCAGGCCCATAGGACCACGGGCGTGCATCTTCTGGGTGGAAATACCCAGCTCACAACCCAGACCGAACTCTCCACCGTCTGTGAAGCGGGTCGAGGCATTGACATAGACTGCTGCTGAATCGACATAAAGCGTGAAACGTTCTGCCGTTTGGCTGTTTTCCGTCACAATGGCCTCGCTATGTCCAGTCGAGTGTTGAGCGATATGACTGATAGCCTCTTCTACATTTGAAACGACTTTGACAGCCAAGATAAAGTCCAGAAATTCTGTATCAAAATCTTGATCGCCTGCTGGTGTGGATTGGTTGAGAAGAGCCTGAGCCTTCTCGTCAGCCCGCAATTCTACCTGACCAGAAAGAGCTTCCTCAAGACGAGGTAGGAATTGGCTGGCAATTTCTTCATGAACCAATAAAACTTCAGCCGCATTACATGCTGAGGGACGATTAATTTTTGCATTGATGGCAATTTGTAAAGCCTTGTCCAAGTCTGCATCCTTGTCCACATAGACATGGCAGATACCTGTACCTGTTTCAATAACAGGAACTGTCGCATTTTCCACAACAGCCTGAATCAGACCTGCACCACCGCGAGGTACCAGCAGGTCAATCTTGCCTTTGGCAGTCATCAATTCGGTCGCAGAGGCACGGCTGGTATCTTGGACCAGTTCGATAACCTTGGGTGACAAGCCGACCTCTTCCAGACCAGCTTTTAAAGCTGAAACAATGGCCTGAGAAGAATGAAAGGCATCCTTACCACCACGCATAATGACTGCATTTCCGCTCTTGATGGCCAATCCTGCAACGTCGGATGTCACATTTGGACGGCTTTCGTAAATCATTCCTACCAAGCCAAAGGGAATAGACTTCTTACTAATCTTCAACCCATCTGCCCGAGTGGATTCTTCCAAGGTCAAACCAACTGGATCTGGCAAGGTTATCAGGGCACGAAGACCCTCAGCCATAGCTTCAATCCGCTCTGCTGTCAGGAGCAATCTGTCCTGCATGACTTGGCTAATCTTGCCTTGGGCATTTTCCATGTCAATGGCATTGCCTGCTAAAATTGCCTCAGTCTGAGCAAGCAACTGGTCTGCCATAGCTGATAGGGCTTGGTTCTTTTGTTCGGTTGTAGCTAGGTTGATAGAGGCCTTATGGGCCAATAAACTGTCTAATAATGCTTGTGTTGTTGTCATATCTTTCTCCTATAGGCTAACCCAATCATTGCGGTGAATAAACACACCTTCCGCTCTGCCATTTGCCAACCGGTCCTGCAAGTCCCGGGACGAGAGTTTGACCCGCCCTTTACCAATCAAGCGGTGGTCTGCCTGACTGTAAACTTCCACAACCTGCCCCACTTCAAAGTCACCTTCGAGGGCTTTTACACCAGCAGCTAACAAACTACGGCCTTGGTGCAACATAGCATCAACTGCTCCTTCGTCCACTTCAACCGCTGCGTCTGTCCGAGCATAGAAGGCCATCCACTGCTTGCGTTGATTCATGGCATGGTCATCTGCTAAAAAGAGGGTGCCACGGTTGGTTTGGGTGACCGCCTGTAAAAGGGCCGTATCCTCTTTTGAAGAGCAGATAAAGACAGGCACGCCTGACTTG
The sequence above is a segment of the Streptococcus suis genome. Coding sequences within it:
- a CDS encoding glutamate-5-semialdehyde dehydrogenase, which produces MTTTQALLDSLLAHKASINLATTEQKNQALSAMADQLLAQTEAILAGNAIDMENAQGKISQVMQDRLLLTAERIEAMAEGLRALITLPDPVGLTLEESTRADGLKISKKSIPFGLVGMIYESRPNVTSDVAGLAIKSGNAVIMRGGKDAFHSSQAIVSALKAGLEEVGLSPKVIELVQDTSRASATELMTAKGKIDLLVPRGGAGLIQAVVENATVPVIETGTGICHVYVDKDADLDKALQIAINAKINRPSACNAAEVLLVHEEIASQFLPRLEEALSGQVELRADEKAQALLNQSTPAGDQDFDTEFLDFILAVKVVSNVEEAISHIAQHSTGHSEAIVTENSQTAERFTLYVDSAAVYVNASTRFTDGGEFGLGCELGISTQKMHARGPMGLREMTTYKYIITGDGHIR